In Pyrus communis chromosome 11, drPyrComm1.1, whole genome shotgun sequence, the sequence agtctttttcattagttttctttttaaaaacatGGTACAATAGTttttaggcttatttttagGTACGTCACTTGAACTcaattttaatctcactttattttttataattcaaaaGTTACCACTTGACTCTCTGAAACTCAAAGTTGGCTTTACTTTGCCCCTATAACTCGATTTTGATTCCATTTTGCTCCTAAAACTTGAAAGTCGTCTgtacaaaactcaaaattcgctccACATTATCTTAGAtatgttaatttcttatgtgggTGTGATTTGGGTGCGTCAagctaattaatttatttttaaaaattttccatttcttcaaaaaaaaaaaaaattaatatttttttattgttgaatgttaacgcataatggagatttataattaaatttgtttCACATATGAATAGTCATATTAGGTGTTGGGTCTTACATATATTTTAAAAGGTGATCTATAAGTTTATAGAAGAAGAGAGAGTCAACAAATCAAAATGGAATAATTTTTGAGTGTCAAAGAGTAAAGTGGTGACTTTTGAGTTATAATGAGCAAAATAAGATCAAAATGAAGTTCTAAGGggtgtagctaaaaataagcctagTTTTTAAGagtagcaatttttttttatggataatgctaggaagaccaaattttttaaaccatgcaaatcaaattatgtgtcaccaataagaaataagcacgttattCGACACTTCatcaataatccaatcatctataaccatatcatttgatttactaatttagtttaaaaaaattgatctcCCTaccataactttttttttatatgtattttcGGTGGTTGGTTCCTTGTTCTTTCTTGGGCCTTTAAAATCTGATTCCGCATTAACTTTTTGGAATATAAAACAAACTTATGCAATTTCGGTGCAAATTCCCAGCAATTTAGCTGTAATTTCGCTTAGCTTTCATTGGCTATGAAATTACGCGCTTTAACATGCTTTTAACGTCGACAGAGCTTCTTCCTCAATCCAGATTTGGCGTAGTAATATATGTGCGtgtatacatatatttatatttgcaTCCTTTGCATTATATGTTGATTTATTGTTCTTTAGGTACTAGCATGCCTTATCAAACTTCGATGGTGGCTGAGCTCCGGCGAGCCACGAAAGATTTCTCCCCGGAAATGATCATCGGAGGAGGGAGCTTCGGTCTCGTCTACAGGGGCCTCCTTTCCAATGgcatgagtgtagctgtaaagaAGTGTAACGCCGTAGGGTTCCCTGACGTGCGAGCAATTCGCGCTGAAGAAGAAACACTTGGTAAGGTACAGCACCCACATATTATCAAGCTTTTGGGGCACTGCCAGTGGAACTCAACTCACCTTTTGTTTTACGAGTACTACGCCAATAGGGATCTTTATAGTTGGCTGCACGACGAATCACGGCGTTGGGCTGTCTCATCGTGGGAGACTAGGTTTCGGATTGTTAAAGGTGTCGCCGACGGCCTTGCCTATCTGCATGGCTTGGACAACCCAATTATTCACAGGGATATCAAGTCGGAAAATGTGATACTAGACTCCAACTTTGAGCCCCACATTGCTCATTTTGGGCTCGCTAGATGGATGGAGGCGTCACATACGCATGTGACTACGGAGCCAGATGGCTCTGTAGGATACATTCCTCCTGAATACCTGGCGGGATCCAACAAGGCCACAACAAAGGGTGATGTCTACAGCTTTGGCATTTTGATGTTGGAGATTGCGACCAGGAGGCGGCTGGCTCAGTTGACAACATTTGACGCCCAAAAGATGGAGGTGGTGGAATGGGTTAAAATGATGGTGGCTAATTACATTGTTGATCCAAGTAACCCCAACCAGCAATTGGTTGCAGTAGCCAATTTATCGCACTACTTTAAGATCGCTTGGTATTGCGTCATAAATGAACCACAATATAGGCCTCACATGAAGTGGGTTGTTGAAAGATTAAATGAAATTCGTTAGTGTATTTTCCATAACTGTATCCAGTGCATCCAGATCCTTCTTGTTTCCATGCACCTGCACCAACTAATATCAAGCATGCTTGTGTATTATGTATGGTTGTTTGTACCTACTAACTTACGATCagaatcgaacctaatacctctcacttacaaatgaaaagaaatcaactagatctctcacttacaagtgaaaaggaatactactagaccgtagtattaagtgactaaCTTATGATCTTCTCTCTTGGATTAGTTTGGATTAGCAAATTGGCAATCTTCTTTGTTGAATTAATTCGGTGCGTAcaaatattattattgttaatttatagaggcttttataattaaaattcgAAAGCTCTTAATTTCTGTTAGATTTAGTccagttgttttgttttgttgatttggGACCACCCGATGTAAAAATTCTGGATCCACCACTGACTCTACATGTGACAAAATAAGTGGAGcgatacaaaaaaatatatctcTTACGCATATGTCATGACATGTGGAGTACCGCTTCAATATCTGACACTTTGAAAAAAATCTGGTGTTGTTGATGGTGCAGTCTTACAAAGAgtccttattattattttatttttcataatctTTTTTAGTTTATTCGATCTAacaatcaaaaattaaaagatatgtaaaaaataaaaatgagcgTTTGATCACCACCCTCTTACAAAATGTGGGAGATAATCATGGAGTCTTACATCATTCGGATCAACAACCGCATGATGGTTTCCTAGCAATTACCAAGAAGAAAATCTAGGTCAACTGCACCTTGTTGACTCCACTGTACCTGTACGTGACGCGTTTGTCAGGGTCCCTCTCTCACTCTTTGTTTTCAGACCAAATCACAAAccttatttttatctttcatctttctcttcctctcta encodes:
- the LOC137709244 gene encoding probable receptor-like protein kinase At2g42960, giving the protein MVAELRRATKDFSPEMIIGGGSFGLVYRGLLSNGMSVAVKKCNAVGFPDVRAIRAEEETLGKVQHPHIIKLLGHCQWNSTHLLFYEYYANRDLYSWLHDESRRWAVSSWETRFRIVKGVADGLAYLHGLDNPIIHRDIKSENVILDSNFEPHIAHFGLARWMEASHTHVTTEPDGSVGYIPPEYLAGSNKATTKGDVYSFGILMLEIATRRRLAQLTTFDAQKMEVVEWVKMMVANYIVDPSNPNQQLVAVANLSHYFKIAWYCVINEPQYRPHMKWVVERLNEIR